The genomic DNA AGTACCGCACCACCCTCGAGGACGAAGGCATGACCTTCGTCGAGCTCGAGGACCGCGACGCCTGGGTCGAGAAGGTCGAGCCCATCATCGAGGAGCTCCCGGACCAGGTCACCGCTTGGGTCGAGCAGATCCGCGGTGGAGCATGAGTCGACCCGGGGCGGACTCCATGGCGCGCAGGCCATCGCGTCCGCCGCCCTGAGCTCGACGTCGAGGGCACGTTCCGGGCCGAAGACCATTCCCGACCGTTCACCATCCCCACAGCACGCGCCCGGCGCCACCGGCCGGGCCGCCCCTCCCGTCTGAAAGGACATCTCCATGAACCTGCACGAACTCCTCCGGGCCCGCGCGGATGTCGGCACTCCCCTCAAGATCGGCCTCATCGGGGCCGGTCGCTACGGCACCATGTTCCTCGCCCAAGTGCGCAACACTCCGGGGATGCACGTCGTCGGCATCGCCGACATCAACACCCCGCGGGCCGAGGGCGCACTGGAGCTCGTCGACTGGCCGGCCGACCAGGTCGCCACCAGCGTCGAGCACGCGCTGTCGGGCGGAGGCACCGCAGTGGTCGGAGACGCCGGGCAGCTGCTGGAGGCCGATCTCGACGTCGTCGTCGAGGCGACCGGCAACCCGATCGTCGGCACCGACCACGCCCTGCGGGCGATCCGCAGCGGCAAGCACATCATCATGGTGACCGTCGAGGCCGATGCCCTGTGCGGCCCCGCCCTCGCCCTCGAGGCGAAGAAAGCTGGCGTCGTCTACTCCCTCGCCTACGGTGACCAGCCGGCGCTGATCTGGGAGCTGGTCGACTGGGCACGCACCTCGGGCTTCACCGTCACCGCCGCCGGCAAGGGTGCGAAGTACCTCCCGCACTACCACCAGATGAACCCCGACACCGTGTGGGACAACTGGGAGTTCTCGAAGGAGCTGACCGACTCGGGCCAGCTGAATCCTTACATGCACACCTCCTTCCGTGACGGCACGAAGGCTGCGATCGAGATGGCCGCAGTCGCCAACGCCGCCTCCCTGTTCCCCTCCGACGACGGTCTGTCCTTCACTCCCGGTGATGTCGAGCAGATCGCCACGATCTGCCGCCCGGAGAAGGACGGCGGCGTGCTCGCCCACAACGGCTCCGTGGACGTGATGAGCTCGGTGACGCGAGAGGGCCACTGGATCGACCACAACATCCAGGAAGGCGTGTTCGTCGTCGTCGAGGCCACCAACGATTACGTCGCGGGATGCTTCACCGAGTACCCCTGGCATCCGGACCCCTCGGGCCGCTACGCCGCGCTGTACCGCCCGTACCACTACGTCGGCCTCGAGCTGGGGATCTCCATCGCGAACGCCGCCCTGCGCGGGGTCGCGACCGGCAGCCCCGCCGGGTTCTACGCCGACGTGGTCGCCACGGCGAAGAAGGATCTCACCGCGGGCGAGGTCCTGGACGGTGAGGGCGGCTACTGCGTGTACGGCAAGCTCATCTCCGCCGAGGGCTCGGTGGTGCGCGGTGCCCTGCCCGTGGCCCTCGCCCACAGCGTCCCACTGACGCGCAACGTCGCCGCCGGGGAGATCGTCACCTGGGAGGACGTCGAGATGGTCGAGGGGATGGAGACCGTGCTGGAGATGCGGGAGGCGACGGTGGCGCTGATGGCGCGGGCGGGGAGTTCCGTGGGGATCTGAGGTCTCCGCTGCGTCCAGGCCATTGCCGCTCGAGCGGCCGCGTGCCAGCCTTGCGGCATGTGCCGGAACATCAGACCCCTGTACAACTTCGCCCCGGAGACCACCTCCCAGGAGGTGCACGACGCCGCCCTGCAGTACGTGCGCAAGGTCAGCGGGATGACCAAGCCCTCGCAGGCGAACACCGAGGTGTTCGAACGGGCGGTCGCCGAGATCGCCCACGCCACCGATCACCTGCTGGCGGACCTGGTCACCTCCGCGCCCCCGAAGGACCGCGAGATCGAACGGGAGAAGGCGCGAGCGCGGAACGAGAAGCGGTTCGGGCAGGCGGCCGCGTCCTGAGCCGAGCCGAGAGGCGCCGGGCCACCGTGCTCTCCGACTCCGGGATGAGCCGACGCAGGCGGAATCGGTCCGCGAGCTGATGTGCGGAGCCGACGGTCTCGTGACGATGGCACCATGACCGACTCCACCTCCTCGACCCTTCCGACGGCGTCGCCTTCGGCGTCGCCCGCGGACTCTGCCCCGCGCCCTCAGCGCCTCCTGGTGCTGGACGTGGTGCGTGGGGCCGCCCTGTGCGGAATCCTCTTCGCGAATGTCGGGACCATCCTCGGCGTGAGCGTGCCGTGGACGGATGGCCGTCCGCCGTTGTCCTCCACGCTCCAGCAGCTGCTGGTCCAGCAGCGATTCTTCCCGATCTTCTCGCTCCTGTTCGGCGTGGGCTTCGGGATGCTGTGGTCCTCGGCCGTGCGCCGCGCGACCCATCCTCGTGTGGTCCTCCTGCGTCGCCTGCTCGCGCTCGGCGTCCTCGGCTTCCTGCATCAGATCCTGCAGCCCGGGGAGGCCCTGCTGCCGTACGCGACCGTGGGGATCGTGGTGCTTCTGCCGCTGACCTGGGTGCCGGCGCGGCCGCGAGCGCTCGTCGCCGGCCTCGGGGGAGCGGTGCTCACCGTGGCGGCCGCACCGCTCGGCGGCGTCAGCCTGATCCCGGGTCTGTTCCTGCTCGGATTCGCGGCCGCCGTGGCGGATCTGCCCCGCCGCGTCGAGGAGTCCGCCCGGCCCGCCGTGGTGCTCGCGCTCGCCGCGGCGCTTCTCGCAGCACCGTTCATCGTCCTCCAGCTCCGGAGCCCCGAGTCCGCAGGCTTCGACGCGGTCAGCTCGATCGCGGGCCTGAGCAGCGGCCTGTGCCTGGTCGGGATCCTCGGTGCGCTGCTGCACACCCCCGCCCGTCGGGTCCTGGGTGCGTTCTTCGTCCCGCTGGGACGGATGGCGCTGACGAACTACGTGGGCGCCAGCGTGCTCGGCGTGCTGTTCGCGCTGCCGTGGCTCGCCCCGCTGGGCCAGGAGTACGTCGAGATCACCGATGCGCAGATGGTGGCCCTGTGGGGTGGATGCGTGCTGCTGCTCATCGTGCAGTCTCTCGCCTCGAGGGCCTGGCTCGCCCGCATCGGTCAGGGCCCGCTCGAGGCGCTGTGGCGACGGGTCACCTGGGGCCGGGCACGCTGAACAGGCGCCGTCTCCGGACCCGCGCCGAGCCCGCGTGAGCAGCCGTGCGCTCTCGTCTCCGGGCAGATTCTCGCCGGAGGTCATGGGTGCGCCGAGGCCCCGGTCCCGCGCAGCAGATCGCATGTCATCAGCTCGTCTCCGCGTCGGGGCGACGGACGAGAATGCCGAGGCCCAGGCCGCCGACGGCAGCGATGAGCGCATAGGTGATCGTGTAGCCACCGGCCGTGAGCGCGACGAGCAGGAGGCCGGTGACGGCGGTCAGGGTGGAGGTGCTGAGCTGCTCGATCGATTGGAGGGCCGAGCTCACATGGCCGTGGCGCGTAGGTTCGGTGCGGGCGAGAGCTGCGGCGGAGATGCGGGGGTAGGCCATCCCCATTCCGGCGCCCATGAGGGCGCAGCCGCCGGCCGCGAGGGGCACGGTCGTCAATCCGGTGACGAGGGTGAGCACGGCCAGCGGGCCGATGACGACGAACGCGGCGGCGAGCCCGAGGCGGTCGGGAGTCCCGCTGTCGCTCGAGCGGTTGTGCAGCCAGGCTCCGGTGAACCATCCCAGTGCACCGACGGCGACCACGACCCCGGCCCCGGTCGGCGAGTAGTCGAGTTCTCGCTGGAGGTAGTGCGTGAGATAGATGTCCGTCGCTGCGACGGTGGCGCCCAGCAGTCCTCTCACGGCGATGAGCCGGGGTGGCCCGGGGCGGGCCCTGAGGGTTCCGACGGGCATGAGCTGGTACGTCGCGGCTGCGGTCACCACGACGGCCAGGACAGTGAGGGTGATCGCCCACGTCGTGGCCAGCTGCGCGGTGAGGTGGAGTCCGACGACGCCGAGGCAGGCGACGGCGGCCCACAGGCCGCGGCGCCCGAGGATCGGAGTGTCGCAGCGGGGGGTCGGGGCGCGACGGGCGACGTGGAGGAGCGCGATCAGTGCAGCAGCGCTGCCGAGGAGGATGAGGACGAACAACGCCCGCCAGTGCAGTCGGTCGACGACGACGCCCGTCAGCAGCGGGCCGATCATCGCGGGCAGCA from Brachybacterium sacelli includes the following:
- a CDS encoding NAD(P)H-dependent oxidoreductase, with translation MNLHELLRARADVGTPLKIGLIGAGRYGTMFLAQVRNTPGMHVVGIADINTPRAEGALELVDWPADQVATSVEHALSGGGTAVVGDAGQLLEADLDVVVEATGNPIVGTDHALRAIRSGKHIIMVTVEADALCGPALALEAKKAGVVYSLAYGDQPALIWELVDWARTSGFTVTAAGKGAKYLPHYHQMNPDTVWDNWEFSKELTDSGQLNPYMHTSFRDGTKAAIEMAAVANAASLFPSDDGLSFTPGDVEQIATICRPEKDGGVLAHNGSVDVMSSVTREGHWIDHNIQEGVFVVVEATNDYVAGCFTEYPWHPDPSGRYAALYRPYHYVGLELGISIANAALRGVATGSPAGFYADVVATAKKDLTAGEVLDGEGGYCVYGKLISAEGSVVRGALPVALAHSVPLTRNVAAGEIVTWEDVEMVEGMETVLEMREATVALMARAGSSVGI
- a CDS encoding DUF2277 domain-containing protein, whose translation is MCRNIRPLYNFAPETTSQEVHDAALQYVRKVSGMTKPSQANTEVFERAVAEIAHATDHLLADLVTSAPPKDREIEREKARARNEKRFGQAAAS
- a CDS encoding DUF418 domain-containing protein, with product MTDSTSSTLPTASPSASPADSAPRPQRLLVLDVVRGAALCGILFANVGTILGVSVPWTDGRPPLSSTLQQLLVQQRFFPIFSLLFGVGFGMLWSSAVRRATHPRVVLLRRLLALGVLGFLHQILQPGEALLPYATVGIVVLLPLTWVPARPRALVAGLGGAVLTVAAAPLGGVSLIPGLFLLGFAAAVADLPRRVEESARPAVVLALAAALLAAPFIVLQLRSPESAGFDAVSSIAGLSSGLCLVGILGALLHTPARRVLGAFFVPLGRMALTNYVGASVLGVLFALPWLAPLGQEYVEITDAQMVALWGGCVLLLIVQSLASRAWLARIGQGPLEALWRRVTWGRAR
- a CDS encoding MFS transporter — protein: MTRRAATAPAVTAERLWATPHRTAVAGVLCLMMFIAFEAYAIVTALPVIAADLQADSWYSFAFAATVTTGLLGMIIGGNWADRSGIRTPLAVGGSMFLLGLALSAIAPDMSVFIAGRLLQGLGGGIDSVITYVLIAQLLPERLRPRMFGLLVTAWLLPAMIGPLLTGVVVDRLHWRALFVLILLGSAAALIALLHVARRAPTPRCDTPILGRRGLWAAVACLGVVGLHLTAQLATTWAITLTVLAVVVTAAATYQLMPVGTLRARPGPPRLIAVRGLLGATVAATDIYLTHYLQRELDYSPTGAGVVVAVGALGWFTGAWLHNRSSDSGTPDRLGLAAAFVVIGPLAVLTLVTGLTTVPLAAGGCALMGAGMGMAYPRISAAALARTEPTRHGHVSSALQSIEQLSTSTLTAVTGLLLVALTAGGYTITYALIAAVGGLGLGILVRRPDAETS